The segment CCACAGTTCCGAATTCAACAATTTGTCCATCGGACATAAGCATAATTTTATCGCAATATTCTGCAGTTAGATTGATATTGTGTGAAACAGCGAGAATGGTTTTGCCTTGTTGCTTGTTCATTTTTTTTAGAATCGTAAAAATATTTATTTGATGATGAATATCCAAATGTGAAGCAGGCTCATCAAAAAGCAAAACATCTGTGTTCTGATTTAGAGCAAGGGCGATCATCACCAGTTGAACTTCCCCGCCGCTTAATTCCGAAATTTTTCTTTCAGCGAGATGAGATATGCTTAATGTTTCAAGTGTCTTTTTAGTGATTTCAAAATCGGTTCTACCGTAGCTCTCAAGGAATTTCAGGTTGTGAAATCTACCCATCAACACAATTTCTGTTACTGAAAAGTCGAACTCATAATATGGTTGCTGAACCACAACTGCGATTTTTTTTGCTAATTTCGTTTTATCATATTTTTCAATCGCTTCATTATCAATGAAGATTTTGCCCGCATTCGGCTTCAAAAAACCACTAAGACATTTTACAAATGTGGATTTGCCGGCGCCATTGGGACCGATTATTCCCACGAAATCTCCTTTGGAAATCTCGCAAGAAATTTCTTTCAGGATTTTAATTTTATCATATTTAAAATTTAATTTCTTCGTTTTTATCATATTATTTGACAACTCCTACCAAAACAGTATGTTTTGGTTTAAAATTATTTACGGAAAATTTTATGAAAATATCTATTAACACAGATTATATTTTAAGAGCAATGTATGAGCTCGCTTCCGGTTGTTTGGACGACCCTGTTTCGATCGCCGTTATATCAAAACGCCAAAAGATACCGCGAAAATTTTTGGAACAATTATTCCGGCGTCTAAAAGCGTGTGGGATTGTTAAGGCAATTCACGGCAAATATGGTGGATATATTTTGGTGGACAAACCGAAAAATATTACTATGAAGAAAATAATTCGAGCAGCGGAAGGGAGAGTTGAAGTTCATAATTGCGAAGAACGGCGTGCAGAAACTCTTTGCCACAATTTTGAAGGCTGCACTTTTAAAAATTTTTGGACTGATTTCAATCAGCATATTGCATCTTTTTTGGAATCGTACACCCTTGATAATTTTATTTAAATCTATTCTTGCTGAAACATTCAGATTATTAGATATTTTCACACTATTAAAAAATGGAGTAAAAGATGAAAAACAAAGAAATCTATCTTGATGCTTGCAAAACATCCAAACTTGATCCGGAAGTTCTGAAGGAGATGCTTCCCTATTTTACAGAGAAATTCTGGTATCCCGGCAATTTTACCAGTATTGGAAATGAAATTGCAGATGCACTTCAAAATAGTAAAGAAACAATTGCGAGTTCGCTTTCTGCTAAACCAAAAGAGATCATTTTCACATCAGGCGGAACCGATGCAAATAACATTGCCCTAAAAGGGTTAATGGCTGCCTGGGAAAACACAGGCAAGCATTTCATTACCTCAAAAATAGCACATCCGAGTATGCTAAAGATTTTTGCTGCTCTTGAAAAACAAGGCTATGAAGGCTCATATATCTCCGCAGACCAAGATGGTTATCTTGACTTGGACGAACTAAAAAAATCAATTCGCAAAGACACCACTCTAATTGCTTTCACGCATGTGAATCACACGCTCGGGACAATTCAAAAAATAAAGGAAATAAGCGAGATTTTGAAAAGGCAAGATCATAAAATCAATTTCTTTATAGATTCATGCGAAGCCTATGCAAAAATTCCTATTAACGTGGAAGAACTCGGCGTGGACTCACTTTCCATTTCTGCTCACAAATTTAATGGTCCCAAGGGAGTCGGTGCTTTGTATATAAAAACAGGTACAAAAATGGTTCAGACACAGCAGGGAATAAATCGCTTTCAAGCATTGAAACCCGGGGCAATCAATGTTCCCGCAATAGTCGGTTTTGCAAAAATTGTTGAATTGATCTTCAAAAATTTCAGCAATTATCGCAATTATTTAGGTAAAATTCAAAAGTTACTTTACGATGGAATTGTGAAAAACATTCCGGACATTCGATTGAATGGTCCAAAAATTGGTAAGCGAAGTCCCGCTCATCTCAATATCACTTTTTACTATGCAGAAGGTGAGGCGATTATGATGATGCTGGATTTTGAAA is part of the Candidatus Cloacimonadota bacterium genome and harbors:
- a CDS encoding ABC transporter ATP-binding protein, with amino-acid sequence MIKTKKLNFKYDKIKILKEISCEISKGDFVGIIGPNGAGKSTFVKCLSGFLKPNAGKIFIDNEAIEKYDKTKLAKKIAVVVQQPYYEFDFSVTEIVLMGRFHNLKFLESYGRTDFEITKKTLETLSISHLAERKISELSGGEVQLVMIALALNQNTDVLLFDEPASHLDIHHQINIFTILKKMNKQQGKTILAVSHNINLTAEYCDKIMLMSDGQIVEFGTVENVLHSENLSKTFQIPIKTTRNPFTNKPGIIYNYKQDA
- a CDS encoding Rrf2 family transcriptional regulator, translated to MKISINTDYILRAMYELASGCLDDPVSIAVISKRQKIPRKFLEQLFRRLKACGIVKAIHGKYGGYILVDKPKNITMKKIIRAAEGRVEVHNCEERRAETLCHNFEGCTFKNFWTDFNQHIASFLESYTLDNFI
- a CDS encoding cysteine desulfurase family protein, which gives rise to MKNKEIYLDACKTSKLDPEVLKEMLPYFTEKFWYPGNFTSIGNEIADALQNSKETIASSLSAKPKEIIFTSGGTDANNIALKGLMAAWENTGKHFITSKIAHPSMLKIFAALEKQGYEGSYISADQDGYLDLDELKKSIRKDTTLIAFTHVNHTLGTIQKIKEISEILKRQDHKINFFIDSCEAYAKIPINVEELGVDSLSISAHKFNGPKGVGALYIKTGTKMVQTQQGINRFQALKPGAINVPAIVGFAKIVELIFKNFSNYRNYLGKIQKLLYDGIVKNIPDIRLNGPKIGKRSPAHLNITFYYAEGEAIMMMLDFENIHVATGSACAAKDLKANYILRHTGRTHEECNSSIRFTLDKFISTTDVERTVKVLTEVIQELRRRSPLGKNRM